The Benincasa hispida cultivar B227 chromosome 11, ASM972705v1, whole genome shotgun sequence genome has a segment encoding these proteins:
- the LOC120091281 gene encoding uncharacterized protein LOC120091281: MAVVVIDGSTVRNFVNDESHFKKSIDEAFAALDLNNDGVLSRSELRKAFETLRLIETHFGVDVTTTPEQLTQLYDSIFEQFDCDKSGTVDADEFRTEMKNILLAIADGLGSSPIQMALDDGDQSFLKQAADLEASKLAQSST; the protein is encoded by the coding sequence atggcGGTGGTCGTAATCGACGGATCGACGGTGAGGAACTTCGTGAACGACGAATCTCACTTCAAGAAAAGCATTGACGAAGCCTTCGCCGCTCTTGATCTCAACAACGACGGCGTTCTCTCCCGATCCGAGCTCCGGAAGGCCTTCGAGACGCTCCGCCTAATCGAGACTCACTTCGGCGTCGACGTCACTACCACGCCGGAGCAACTCACTCAGCTCTACGATTCCATCTTCGAGCAGTTTGATTGTGACAAAAGCGGCACGGTAGATGCCGATGAGTTTCGGACGGAGATGAAGAACATCTTGCTCGCAATCGCCGATGGATTAGGCTCGTCTCCGATTCAGATGGCGCTTGACGATGGCGATCAGAGTTTCCTCAAGCAAGCCGCTGATCTGGAGGCTTCCAAGCTCGCTCAATCGTCGACCTGA
- the LOC120089788 gene encoding AAA-ATPase At4g25835-like: protein MEILSQLWSFLGLLTVLQNILPSQFLSLLHSLYESLQDFFTPFSYFDIPEFNGYCSVDLNELYRHVTLYLNSLHNSAACRRLSLSRSKSSNRISFTVAPNHSVHDTFNGQRISWTHQVETVQDSLDEKRSFSLKIPKRHRQALLPLYLDHITATAAEFERTSRERRLFTNNGNNSSYDSGWVSVPFRHPSTFETLALETELKKQIMDDLTAFSAGREFYSRVGRAWKRGYLLYGPPGSGKSSLIAAMANFLCYDVYDLELTKVSDNSELRSLLIQTTNRSVIVIEDIDCSVDLTADRVTKTAAREDHEEEMGRVTLSGLLNFTDGLWSCCGEERIVVFTTNYREKIDPALVRCGRMDVHVSLGTCGPAAFRTLVKNYLEIESHALFDVVDSCIRSGSGLTPAQIGEILLRNRRDADMAMREVVAALQARVLGGGGGRGAAEYDEIVMRSPESVLVVGSPENWDSSPGKYVGKRRKEGPASEKKVNFLVRLRSLTKSDSGRRGV, encoded by the coding sequence ATGGAGATCCTCTCTCAATTATGGTCCTTCTTAGGCCTTCTCACAGTCCTTCAGAACATTCTCCCTTCCCAATTCTTATCTCTTCTCCATTCCCTTTATGAATCCCTTCAAGATTTCTTCACCCCTTTCTCTTACTTCGACATCCCTGAATTCAACGGCTACTGCTCCGTCGACCTCAACGAACTCTACCGCCACGTCACTCTCTACCTTAACTCCCTTCACAACTCCGCCGCCTGCCGCCGTCTCTCCCTCTCCCGTTCCAAATCCTCCAACAGAATCTCCTTCACCGTCGCTCCTAATCACTCCGTTCACGACACCTTCAACGGCCAACGGATTTCCTGGACCCACCAAGTCGAGACGGTTCAAGATTCGTTGGATGAGAAACGAAGCTTCTCTCTCAAAATCCCCAAACGCCACCGCCAAGCTCTCCTTCCTCTGTATCTCGATCACATCACCGCCACGGCGGCGGAATTCGAACGGACCTCCCGTGAACGCCGTCTCTTCACTAACAATGGTAACAATAGTTCTTACGATTCCGGCTGGGTCTCTGTTCCGTTTCGACACCCTTCCACTTTTGAAACTCTGGCGCTTGAAACAGAGTTGAAGAAACAGATTATGGATGATTTAACGGCGTTTTCCGCCGGAAGAGAGTTTTATAGTAGAGTTGGCCGCGCGTGGAAACGTGGGTATTTGCTTTATGGACCTCCTGGATCTGGAAAATCGAGCTTGATTGCAGCAATGGCGAATTTCCTCTGTTATGATGTGTACGATTTGGAATTGACGAAGGTTTCTGATAATTCTGAACTTCGTTCGCTTCTTATTCAGACGACGAACCGGTCGGTGATTGTGATTGAGGATATTGATTGTTCTGTCGATTTGACGGCGGATCGGGTTACGAAGACGGCGGCGCGTGAGGATCACGAGGAGGAGATGGGGCGCGTGACGTTGTCGGGGCTTTTGAATTTCACCGATGGGCTTTGGTCATGCTGTGGAGAAGAGAGAATCGTTGTTTTCACGACTAACTACAGGGAGAAGATTGATCCGGCGTTGGTCCGGTGCGGGCGGATGGACGTGCATGTGAGCCTCGGCACGTGTGGCCCGGCGGCGTTTCGGACACTTGTGAAGAACTATTTGGAAATTGAGTCTCACGCGCTCTTCGACGTTGTTGATAGCTGTATAAGGTCCGGCAGTGGTCTGACGCCGGCGCAGATTGGGGAGATTTTGCTGAGGAATCGTCGGGATGCTGACATGGCGATGAGGGAGGTTGTCGCTGCCTTGCAGGCCAGGGTTTTGGGTGGCGGTGGTGGACGAGGGGCGGCGGAATATGATGAAATAGTGATGAGATCGCCGGAGAGCGTTCTGGTGGTTGGGTCACCGGAGAATTGGGATTCCTCACCGGGGAAGTATGTGGGGAAGAGGAGGAAAGAAGGGCCAGCGTCGGAGAAGAAAGTGAATTTTTTAGTCAGACTTCGGTCGTTGACTAAGTCTGATTCTGGAAGAAGAGGGGTTTGA